From the Ammoniphilus sp. CFH 90114 genome, the window TAGACGGCAAGGTTATAGGAAAGGTTTCGTTTAAATACATTTTGCTTCATAAGCCTACAGGTTTTATTACAAGCGCAAGCGACCCACAGGGACGCAAGGTGGTTACGGATCTGGTCAAGAATGTGAAAGAACGAGTTTACCCTGTTGGACGACTAGATTATGACACTTCAGGATTGTTGCTTCTTACGAACGATGGTGAGCTGGCAAATAGAATCGCCCATCCACGGTTCGAAATAGATAAAGTTTACTTGGCTACCGTGAAGGGAATTCCTTCTGCACAAGCTCTGCATTCCCTGCGCAATGGAATTATGCTTGAGGATGGAATGACTTATCCTGCCAAGGCAGAGATAGAGATGAAGGATCTAGAAAGAAACCAGGCCACCATTCGTTTGACGATTCATGAAGGAAGAAATCGTCAAGTCAGAAGAATGTGCCAAGCCGTTGGTCATCCTGTAATCCGGTTGAAAAGGATTCAGCTTGGCTTCCTTACGTTAGGCAATCTTGCACCAGGGCACTATCGTCAGCTTGAGCCTTCTGAGGTGGACAAGCTACGTAAATTGTTTAATTAGGGGCTTGGGATTACGTCTAAGCCCTTTTCTTTTTCCATTTCTATTGTAGTAAGAATGTCATATAAAGTTCATAAATCGCATTTTCACTATCAAAATGTTACAGTTATAATTAAATTAGTTTTAGCCAAAGCACACAACAAAAGATATTTAGCTGGAGTGGAGGGGAATACAATTGAACCGAACTCGTACGATAACTAGAATGGCGATTCTTGCTGTTATTTTTATCGGGATTGCCGTTGCTTTATATAACGGATTTGTCAAAGACAAATCCGTCGTCAAAACGGGAGAATTAGCTCCCGACTTTGTTTTGCAAACTCTTGATGGAGAGAGGTTTCAGCTTAGCGATTACCGCGGCAAAGGGA encodes:
- a CDS encoding pseudouridine synthase; the encoded protein is MEERLQKVMAARGVTSRRKCEELILAGRVKVNGQVVDQLGYKVEEESDQIEVDGKVIGKVSFKYILLHKPTGFITSASDPQGRKVVTDLVKNVKERVYPVGRLDYDTSGLLLLTNDGELANRIAHPRFEIDKVYLATVKGIPSAQALHSLRNGIMLEDGMTYPAKAEIEMKDLERNQATIRLTIHEGRNRQVRRMCQAVGHPVIRLKRIQLGFLTLGNLAPGHYRQLEPSEVDKLRKLFN